Within the Candidatus Cloacimonadota bacterium genome, the region CAACCGGAGCTATACAATATGTTGTGCGCCAGCGGAGACTGGGAAAGCTTTTCCAAGCAGATTTGCGAGATCTACAAACCGGATATGTTTTTGGAAGGATGCAACATGCTGGTAGCCGAAACTGACGAATTGATCGAGCTTCCCAAGTTTGAAGGTAATGCGGAGACCTTGTATCAGGATTTTCTTCCGGATGACATTCTGCACCGCCCATCCAGGAAGACATGGACATCCGTGGTGGATGGCAGAGGAAGATTCCGCAATGGCTATACTGCCGAGTGCGATGATCCTGAAACCTACATGATCCACCTCACAACCGAAACTGCACCCCCGGAGTATCTTGCTTTTCTGCGCCAACGCAATCTCCCCTACCTGATCGAAGGAAAAAACCGGGTGGATCTGCCGAAAATG harbors:
- a CDS encoding dihydrofolate reductase family protein codes for the protein MNRPKVVLYVGASLDGRITLSPNATMFDNYKQPELYNMLCASGDWESFSKQICEIYKPDMFLEGCNMLVAETDELIELPKFEGNAETLYQDFLPDDILHRPSRKTWTSVVDGRGRFRNGYTAECDDPETYMIHLTTETAPPEYLAFLRQRNLPYLIEGKNRVDLPKMFEKVKNLLKVETIATSSGGRLSGALIRHSLLDEINIMLNPVVIGGYTIPSLFDSPEPRWPDILPNKLELMEVKNLSRNVLWLRYKVIYA